The sequence ACCGCAAAGAAGAACCAAGTTTGTATTGCACAACCTGCAGAACAACTGTAGCACAAGCAGAAATGGATGATGCTGAAATTTCCAGCACATTTAACGATATTGAATTCGAAACAGCCAACGGCGAAAAGTTAATAATTGCAACAACAAGACCTGAACTTTTACCCGCATGTGTAGCGCTATTTTTTAATCCGCAAGATACAAGATACAAAAAATTACTTAACAAAAAAGCAATTGTACCTGTATTTGGGCATGAAGTGCCAATTTTGCAAGATGACAAAGTTGATATGCAAAAAGGTACCGGCCTTGTAATGTGTTGTACATTCGGAGATCAAACAGATATTTATTGGTACAAAACGCATAAATTACCATTTATTCAAGCTATCGGCTTTGACGGTATCTGGACAGAAAAAACAGGACCTCTTTCAGGATTAAAAGTTCAAGATGCTCGTAAAAAAGTTCTAGAACTACTTCAAGTTTCCGGCAAACTCTTAGCTCAAAAGAAGATAGTTCACAACGTTGGCGTTCATGAACGTTGCAAACAAGAGATAGAATATTTAATTTTAAAACAATGGTTTGTAAAAATTTTAGATCACAAAAAAGAATTTTTAGCCCTTGCCGACAAAATTGAATGGAAACCTGAGTTCATGAAAGCCAGATATAAAGACTGGGTAGAAAATCTTAACTGGGATTGGTGTATTTCAAGACAAAGATTTTATGGAATACCATTTCCGGTCTGGCATTGCCAAGATTGCGGTCACGTAATTTTAGCAGATGAAAAAGATTTACCGATAGATCCGCAAGAAACAAATTTTAAAGAAAAATGTCCAAACTGTTCAAGCGCAAATATTAAAGGTGATACCGATATAATGGACACATGGAATACATCTTCGATAACACCACAAATTAATACAAACTGGCCCCAGCCTTCGCACAAGGCTTCCGACTTCGCCGAGGCTACGACGGACAAGACGGCTGGCAGGCCAGCCACCAACAATTTAAATATACCTATGTCCATGAGACCTCAAGCTCATGATATAATTAGAACTTGGGCTTTTTATACAATAGTTAAATCTTACTATCATAACAATGATATTCCTTGGAAAGAGATTGTAATTTCAGGGCATGTTCTTTCAGGAAAAGAAAAAATTTCAAAATCCAAAGGCAACAGTAACGTCCCCGGCCCTGAAAAGTTACTTGAAACTTATCCGGCTGATGTAATTAGATATTGGTCGGCAAATGGCAAATTGGGAACCGATACGGCATTTAGTGAAAACCAATTGAAAATTGGCCAGAGATTGATTACAAAACTTTGGAATGCATTTAGATTTTTCAAAGATCATCTCGCGTCTTATGAAAAATTTAACACTTCAGAATTAAAATTAGATAACTTATCCAAATGGGTTTTGCAAAACTTTGCAACTACGGTTAAAAGTTATAAGTTTTATTTTGATCAATATAACTACACACAAGCGCTTGAAGAAGTTGAAAAATTCTTTTGGAATAATTTTTGCGATAACTATTTAGAACTTATAAAAGATCAAATTTTTAATCCAAGTAATTATGATGAAAAAAGTTTGCAAAATACAAAATTTGTTTTATATGAAGTCGGTTTTGGACTTTTAGAACTATTTTCACCATTCTTACCTCATATCACAGAAACACTTTATCAAAGTATTTATAAATCGCATGAAAAAATAAACAGTTTAAGTAATATTACATTTGATTTTTCAAGATTTAATTTTGAATTTAAAAAAGATGCCGATTTATTTAATAAATTAATAGAATTAATATCACAAGTAAGAAAATTTAAGACTGAAAATCAGTTATCACTTAAAACAGAACTGGAAAGTTTAAATATAAATTCAAAAGATAAAGAGTTACTTGAACTTATAAAAAGAGAAGATGTTCTTTTAAAAGGAATTACTAAGGCTAAAGAAATTATTTTTAGTAATAATGCTTTTGAAAAATC comes from Candidatus Dependentiae bacterium and encodes:
- a CDS encoding valine--tRNA ligase, yielding MDKHYEHIKFEREAQELWDKEQVYKFDEDSKKPTFSIDTPPPTVSGTLHTGHIFSYTHTDIIARYKRLLGFNIFYPMGFDDNGLPTERFVEKQHGIKGHMMKRSEFIKLCLSETAKVEKEFENLWKKMGLSIDWTKIYSTIEDKVRKISQYSFIDLYNKGFIYRKEEPSLYCTTCRTTVAQAEMDDAEISSTFNDIEFETANGEKLIIATTRPELLPACVALFFNPQDTRYKKLLNKKAIVPVFGHEVPILQDDKVDMQKGTGLVMCCTFGDQTDIYWYKTHKLPFIQAIGFDGIWTEKTGPLSGLKVQDARKKVLELLQVSGKLLAQKKIVHNVGVHERCKQEIEYLILKQWFVKILDHKKEFLALADKIEWKPEFMKARYKDWVENLNWDWCISRQRFYGIPFPVWHCQDCGHVILADEKDLPIDPQETNFKEKCPNCSSANIKGDTDIMDTWNTSSITPQINTNWPQPSHKASDFAEATTDKTAGRPATNNLNIPMSMRPQAHDIIRTWAFYTIVKSYYHNNDIPWKEIVISGHVLSGKEKISKSKGNSNVPGPEKLLETYPADVIRYWSANGKLGTDTAFSENQLKIGQRLITKLWNAFRFFKDHLASYEKFNTSELKLDNLSKWVLQNFATTVKSYKFYFDQYNYTQALEEVEKFFWNNFCDNYLELIKDQIFNPSNYDEKSLQNTKFVLYEVGFGLLELFSPFLPHITETLYQSIYKSHEKINSLSNITFDFSRFNFEFKKDADLFNKLIELISQVRKFKTENQLSLKTELESLNINSKDKELLELIKREDVLLKGITKAKEIIFSNNAFEKSGLNKIDEKVYIEINLD